The DNA window GAGCTCTGATGCGCGCGTGAACGGATAAAGACTGCCGAGATTGAGCAGTAACACGACGTGGCTCTGCGTTTCTAAACGTTTCTTACAGACCTCGTCTTCGATTAGCAACTGAACGAGTTCTTCTGCTAGTTGGTCCTGCATCGTTTCCTCGATCCGCTCACCAGCGGATACATCGTCATCGAGACCAGTCAACGGTGTTCCTAGATCGACGAGGAGTTTGTACACGTCGGTCATGGGAAGTAACTCGTCGAGCCAGATCGGTTGAACGGTCATATCATCTGGTGTTTCCGGTGACTCGATGAGACCATCAGCCCATGTTTCGAGCCGATCAGCGGTTTGGTGTTCGACCGTCGGATCGACAGCAGCGATGACGAACGGGTTGCGAATCCCGTGTTGTCCGTTAGCGAACGTACGGAGCTTCTCTTTGAATTCACGATACGGCGACGAACTCCCTTGACTCATCGAATAACCACCCCCTGATCAGCTTCTTTTATTTCGAGCTCTTTTTGCTCCACGAGGCGCTCCAAACGACGGTTCAGATTCTGACGATCCGCAGGGACAGCACCGATTTGATCGACATCGTCGGGCGTTCGATCGCCAACGATCGACGACAGTCGATCGAACCGAGATCTCAGCTCGTCTAGCTCATCGACAGCGTCGGATAGTGGTCTCCGCTGTGCCACGGCGTCTGTAATCTTGATAAGTTCCTCTGTATCTGCATCAGTGGCGAACATCACGACTGCGTCTTCGATCGTTTGGAACCATTGCTGAAGGCGGCGCAGCGGCGTGATATACTCACTTTCAAACGTACTGTGGACACCGGCCGGGAGCTCCGTTGCCGGAACGATCCATGGGTGTCGCTCGATTCGATCGATCAGAGTTCGCAGGTCCCGTTCGTTGACGAACGTCTCCCAGCACCGTTCGAGTTCGGAAGCCAGATCAGGGACGAGCTTTCCAGAAAACGTGTGCCACCCGTCGGTCGTCCACCATCTGCCGTCAAAGGACGAAACGTCGGTTGAGCGCGAACCGATCGCTTTCCGGGCTTTCTCGTCGATCCAGTCGAACTGGCTGTCTCCGAACGTCAGTAGTGCATCGAGGCGATAGAGCGTCGATATCCGCCGATTCCAGACGTCAGTGACGTCCTCGATCCATTCTTGGATCTCGTTCGTTTGGTCGATGACGTCTTCGATACCATCCCCTTGTGATTTCACGATGGCGAGTCGTTCGTCAGTGGCTTCGATCCGTTCGACGAGAGTATCGACGAACGCCTCAAGCAAGTCCGTGACCTCGCCCGTTCGAACGTCGGTATCCATGACTAACGTTACGTCTTCGTACAGTCCGGTTAGCTTCGAGTCGATACGCTGATTGGTCTCTTGGAGATTGATGAGTCCATCTGTGATCGTTTCGGTCGTCTCTTTGAATCCGCCCTCTTCCAGAAGCTTTCCCAGCGGTTTTCGCGGGAGCAGTTTCAACCGCGTCGTCGACAGGTCGTCGAGATCGAGCACGGCGTCGTCTTCCAGCGTGTTTCCCCCTTCGTCGATGGGTAGCAGCCGACCCGTTCGACAGAATCCCCAAAGTAGCGCGCACAGGGCGGGTCGTGTCTCCGCGTAGAACGGCTTTCGTTCAGTGATGCAGTCAAGGATGGTGTTCATGTTGAGCCCTTCGTCCTGATCTTTCAGCTGTCGACCGGTGAGCGACAGCACGTTTCGTTGGATCGTTTGTTGCCCCTGATTCGCGTCTTGGTTCGAGGAGGGGACCTGGATGGTCCGAGCCCATCCAGGTAGGGGCTGATCACTGTCGAGTTCACGTAGCTCTTGCAGTCGACTCTCATTGACTTGGAGCATCATCGGATGGAAGTCGTCGGGGTATGCGACTGCGACTGCGACTGCGACTGCTTTGGAAAGCCCACCGATCTCCGTGCGGTCTTTCACGGAGTGTGAACCACTCATCATCGCACTCGTCAGCTTACTACGAACGGCGTTCGCGCGCTGTTGGAGATCTCGTTCGACGGCTGGTGGCGTATCGTGTATCGCGATCGCGTCGCGTAGCGCCCACCATTCGATCAGGCGCGTGCGTAGATCCTGTAACCCCTCCGTATCGATCTCCCAATAGAGGGTGTTTTCATCAGTCTGGTCCGGGGATGCATCCGGGCGAACACCGTGTATGACGACATCGATGTCTAAACCGCCCTCAGTTTCGACAGTGCTCGCAAAGTCAGTTCCATCGAGTCCAAAGTGATATGTGATGGGGTACTCGTCGCCGTAGTCACCGTAGGGAACGGACTTTGGAAGCGACAAATCTTGAGTGATCCGGTCCCAGAGATGTTCATCTAATGTTTCGATGATGTCGTCCCAGTCTGGATTAGTTTCGTTCTTTTCGGTGTCATCGTAGATGAGGCGCTCTTCTTGTGTCGCAAACCGATAACGAGGGCCGCTCTCATCCCGTGTCGGACGGATGAACTTCTGAAGGCGATCTAACGATTCCTCGACGCGATTGGTCGTGCTGATCCACGACTGGCCGTTGAGGTCGGACATTACTGCGACCGCGATGTTACCTTCGTTCAGAGGGACGATCTCGTGGACGTGCTGGAGCAGTAGCACTGCCTTTGCAACATCGAGATCGAACGCCTGGATATCGCTCTCTGCAGCATCTACTTCGTCTGCGATGTCCGTCGTCTCGTCGTCTCCATCGACGACACGCACATCTTGGGGAAGAACCTCACGAAGCTCAGGCTCGATCAGTTCGTAGAAATCGACCAGTGAAATGATCTGGTCTTCCTTACCCTCATCGACCCAATCGTCGAGCAATCCATGCATGAGTGCGAGGATTGCTCGGGCCGTTCCGGAGAAGATGGATTTCGCTGGGTCACTTGCCTCCCGACGGAGGTTAAATAGGATTTCGAGGAACAGTGGGGCGTGATACGGAAGGAATGGGTAGAACGCCACGAGTTTCTTGTCGTCGATAACGTCGAGTCGTGGCTTCGTGTTCTGCTTGATCTCGTTGTAGACGAGCGATTCGGGCGGTTTTACGGCAGCGCCATCGAGAATCTGCCGGACCGCACGTTCACCAGAATCTGATTTCTGGAAGAGCCGTCGTTTGGCGATGTCACCGACGTGCTTGCTCGGGAGCGGATACCGGTGAGGGAACCGGTCTTTGACGATACTGAAGTCAGCGCCATGCGCTGCGAATTTCGGTTGTACGTCCTCGATTTTCGCCTGTGCAGTTGCGATCAGCTGAATGGCACCCCCTCCGATATCGTCGACGTTCTCTGCGAGGGTCTGGAGTTCGGTGAGCCGCTCGAAGTTAGTTCCGATGAAGAGACTCACTTCGTCAAGCAAGAGTACAAGTTTAACTGGCTGGTCCAGAGCCTCTTCACGGGCTTGCCGGAGTGATTCGAGTCTACTGATGACTGCCTCAGGATCGATGTCCGATGGCTTGAGATCCGTATATCCGTCCCGTGTCCCCGTCACTTCTTCGAACAACTCTGGAAGCACGACATCTGACAAAGCGCCGTACTGCTGGATATCGGTCCACAAGCTGTTTGTCTCCCAGTCATGTTTCGGTGCATTCGGTGTCACTTCTTCGACCACTGATGCAGCTCGTCGTTGTCGTTCGGACCATGCCTCGGTCGTTCGGTACCAATCTTCGAAGTACGCGACGTCAAGCTGGGAGGACAATCCGGTGGCGATGTCGTCGTCTACCCCCGTCAGAACCGGGTTCCCATGGGCGTGTCGGAGAACGATTTCACTAAAGCTACGTTGTTTCTGTCCCTGATATTTCAGGAGGTTCACCGAGACGGGAATGACGTGGTAGGCAGCATGCACTCGTTCCCATCGTTCATGGAGATCGCCAAGCTCGCTGTCCACCGACTCATCGGAGACGAGATCGTTCCAAACCTCAGGGTGCCGAGACTGGAGCCACGCCGAATCCATCAATCCGTCGAGAACGGTCAGTAAGTGGCTTTTTCCACTTCCGTAGTATCCGTAGAGCCAGTAGTTGGATCCCGTCCGCATATCCTCCGCTTCGTCAAGTAATCGATCAACGAAGTCATCGAGGAAACGCTGAGAATCAGCCGTCACGTGGTATGACTCGATTGCTTCCTTTCGGTGTTGGTTTCCGCCTTGTGAGCGTCGCTCCCGGTCGATACGCACGGACTCCTCGAAATCTTCTGGTAAGTCATCAAACCAGTTCGTATCGATCACGACTTAGCACCCCCAATGATCCACGAATACGTCCTCTCACACGGCCGCAGTTGATGACGTGCGTGTAGTTCGACCCATTCCCACGCGTTCGTGTCGGCTGCTCTATCGTACAGCTCCGCCCAGCGCTCGTTCGGTTGGAACAAGTAGAGCAGGCCGTTGGGAGAAGTGAACCAGTGTTCGCCGCCTTCTTCGTAGGAGTATCCCATCGCGACGAGAAGCGGACTATCTCCCACTGACGGTACTTCTCCAACGATGGCCTGCTGGTCTTCGAGAACCCCGATTTCACGCATAACCGATCTGAATCCCTCACACCAGCGTTCGATCGTCGAATCAGCGTAATCGAACGAGGTACCGTCAGCATACTCTAACTGATCGAGAATCGATGTGAGGGCTTCGTTCGAGAAATCGAGCGCGTTCGGTTTGCTCGCTGAAAATCGAGAGACGTATTCGTGGATGACATAACGAACGAGCGCATCATCGGCAGCCAAATACAGATAGAGTATCTGTGCCTTGTCACGCGCAGTCGTACAGGAATCAAACACTGTCGGGAGCGACCCGGGATTAGGAAGACTCGGTGGAGCGTTCTTGAGTCGCGACGTCAGAATTCGGTATATCTTCTGCGCACTCCCTCGTGTGCTACGGTTTGAAAGACGATTTTCGAACCAAACCTGCTTGACATCGTTCCAGTTCCCATACGTATCGTAGAGGCGAACGAGCTCTTCGGCTCGGGTAACGTGGAGTCCACACATGGTCAAATCCATATTCACGTCCTCCGATGAGAGCTGAGGAGCGAAAGTGGGACCGGGTGTTTTCCCACCATCGAATGCGATGTCCATACGACGATGAACTAAATCGACCCACTTTACTGTTCGTCATCGAGGAACACCCACCGTATCATGGAATCCGAACGGAAATCCATTCATCGAGCTCCATGGACGGGCATGTGCCTAGGCGAGCCGAGCGAGCAAGCGTTTACGCAGTATGAGCAAGCACGGAAGCACGGTCATACACGCGATGAACGCATAAACGATACTGAGTCCAGTCACGATACCGAACCGCTGTAGCGGTGGTGACAGCGCTAGTGCTAGCACGCCGAAGCCAGCAGCTGTCGTTACTGCACTGCCGAGCAATGCTCCGCCGGTTCCTGTGAGTGCCGTCGTCAGTGTGTCTGCGAGTGAGTCGTGTCGAGCGCGTTCGTCGACGAATCGTTCGCTGACGTGGATGCTGTAATCCACACCAAGCCCGATCGCCAGACTCGTGATAACGACAGTTTCGCTGTTGAACGGAACGTCGAGTACGGCCATCGTTCCGAGTAACCATGCGAGAGCGATGACCACGGGGACGAGCGTTAGGACACCCAGCCCTGGCGCACGGTACCGCCACCAGTACAGCCCGACGAGAAGAGCAAGGATGACACCAAGCGTGATAGCGAACCCTTCGATGAGGGTTTCGAACAGCCCACTCTGAACGACTGCGGTGATGACCGGGCCGCCCGTTGCGACCGCTGTTACCGGTGTGGTTTCTTCGATCGACGCTGCGACGTCCCGAACATCGCCTGCGACCGACTGCGCCGAAGCGTTGCCCTGCACGCCGACGATCAGGCGAGCGGATTCGTACGAACCATTGTCCGCCCTGTAGAGCACCGAAGAGGCTTGGTCGGGAGCGGTTTCGAACACGAGATCATAAACCGCCTCGACATCCCGATTCGGGAGACCATCACCGTTCGTGTCACGTGTTTCGATCGCGGTGGCGACCGTCTGATTTTCGGCAGCGACACTGCGAATGACGGACGCTGGACTCTCGATCGCGGCGCGTCCATCACTACCAACGACGATCGTCCCACTGCGGTCCGTGTTGTGGGTTACGTCATCTGTGGCGGTGAGCAACGTCGGTGCAGTCACGTCGCCGCGTATCAGTATCTGCCCCTCCGCGTTCTGTCCGCGTTGGCGGAAGTTGTCGCTCAGATAATCGAGGTTTTCACTCACCTCGTAATCACCGGGTGCGAACGGTCCCGGGAGGGAATTCATCCATTCCGGCGCATCCTGTGGGATGAAATCGGCTTGGTTGAACTCCGTATCGATGCCTGTTGCACCATAGACACCTGCGGAGGCAAGCACCACCGAAACCACGAGGACGACGATGGGTACACGCTGGACGAGCGTCGAGACGCCCGAAAGAATACGGTTTAATCGTCCCGAGCCAATGCCGACAGCGGGAGTATGCCGGTCACGGTTACAGCGCTCGAACAACTGTTCGAGTTCGAGCTTGATGGCTGGTATGAGTGCCCCAAAGACGAGGAATATGGCGACGATGCCGACACCACTCAGGATAGCGAAATCCTGAATCGATCCCAGTGGACTGATGTAGTTCGAGAAAAAGCCGACGGCCGTCGAGAACGCGGCAGTCACCAACGCAAGAACGACGCCAGCAATCCCGATATTCATTGCAGACGTGGGATCTCGCCGATCGATAGACTCATCATTGCCGTCGAGCACGCCTTCTCGTGCCTCCCGATAGCGCATGACGACGTGTAACGAATAGTCAATACTGAGACCGATGAGTAAGAACGGCACGGCGATGAGCGTCGAATTCGACGGTATTCCGAGCCACCCCTGTATGCCAGTGTACCAGACCATCACGACGCCAATTCCAAAGACGCTCACGAGCACGTCCATGAGATCACGGTAGGCGATGGTCAGAACGACGAGGAGGAGGACGATTGCAACAGGTGTGATGATGATGAACGTATCACCGATAGCCTGTGAGGATTCCGCATCGATGATACCCTGTCCGAACACGAACGCGTCGGTAAACTGCTTATCGACCAGCGAATCGATAGCAACCTGAGCGTCGTTCACCGTCTGGGTAGTGGCGTCCACCTCACTCGGATTCTGCTGAAAAACGAGCGTTGTTCTGGCTTCCGCAGTGGTCGTCCCCGATTTATACCCCGTTGACAGGAACTCGGTTGGATTGCTGCCTGAAACGGTCCCATTCGAGTCGAGGATGCGACTAAGATACGTCTCAACTTGCTCGTCGGAGCTGGATTCGAGGGCTGCGATCTGCTGATCGAGGGTCGGTGATGACTGCTGACCTGGCCTTGAAGCCGCTGTCGTAGAATCGTTTTCGGGGTCCGATGTGGGTGCTTGGTCGGCCTGTTCGTGAGCGTACGCGACGTTTGCAACCACGTTTTCGATGCCGATCATCCCCGTTTCGTTACGAAGCGTCGCGTTAATGGACTCGTTTTCACGGAGTTCCTGTTGCAGGCGGAGACTTCGTAGCAATGATTCACGCGTGAGGATGTCACTCCCTTCGTCTCTGACGACGACTTGTGCAACGACAGCATCGTCGGCACCGTACGTCGAATCGATCCGATCGAGTGCCGTCTGCTCTGGGGAATCGATACCGGCCTGTCCGATCTGTCCCTCCTCAGTCGTGCCAACGACAGAACCCACACCAACGACAGTAGTAACAACGAGCAACAGAGCGATTATCAGTCTGCTGTGTGATGTGAGTAGCTCCGCGTACCGAGACGTGAGCTTCTCACTCATCGATCACTGCCACCTCTGATTACGGCCGGTTACTGAGTTCGGTCGACTGATTGAGGGATCTCGCCAGTTCATACGCGCTCTCGGAGGACGACTAATAAAGAGTGATGGACGGTTCCCAGAATGTGGAACAACTGAATGTTGCTTGGGTGTTTCCGTTCACGTATTGGCGTTTGGTAGAATACACACGGTATCTAGGTCTCATAGAGCCCAACGATCATCACAACGAATCTGATTCGTGTCAACAATATTGTGCAGGGTACGTCGATTGAGATGGTGTAGAAATCATGTTTTGAAACACTCACCACCGCTGAATACACACTCCCTACTGACGGAAAAACTGCTCGGCTGCTTCGGCATCCCGACCGATGTCTACTCCCGTTTTGGGACCCTCAGATCACTTAGTACAGCGTAAACTCGGTCTGTCGTTGCTCCGCGCCGTAGTACGCCGCAACGATCTCCGTTTCTTTTTCATCTGCGTCCATCTTCGGGACGGTCCGTGTTGTTACTGACAGTGTGAGCGGAGCAGTATCAAACGGCGATGGTTCTACCTCCACCGTCGATGGGCCGATCGGTTCGACTGTCAACGAGAGGCGTCCGTCAGCAGTAGGTGTAGGTACTGGTCCAACCTCTGTACGGCCGAGTTCCGACGCTCCACAGAAGTACAATGAGAGCACGTCGAACGTTTGAAGCAGGAGATAATTCGTCCAGAGTCGGCTTTCCTCAGGGGTCGAGTTCGCCTCCTCAGCATCACCAGTCTCGTGCAGTCTCGAAAGAAACTCCTGTTCGTCTGGATCCGTGTATGAGCTGTAGCGACCGTCCTGCAGATCCGCAAGGAGATCGCGCTGGAACTGCTCTTGGTCGGCGACGAACGACTCATACGGTGGGCCATCCGAGAGATCGGGGATCGATGGGCGGGCCCCATAGCCGCCTCGACGTAAGCCTGTCGCGTGCATTGAGGTTAATAACCCTGCATAAGCGTCAACTTCAGCAACCGCCTCGATACCGTAAGTATAGAATTCCACCCACTCCTCACCAGGGACGTTGGTGAAATTCCTCGGTGTCCCGTCGTCGTCGATGTGAGGGCGCAGATCGTAGCTCCGCCAGCCGTGATCGTGGTGTTCGGCTGCAAGACAGACCGCCGAATGGGGAGCAGGCTGGTCGAACTCGTCGTTACCCCAGTGGGCTGCCAGCCGTCCAGAGAGAGTTGCATGATCCGGTTGCGTAACGAACTGATAGCCGTCACCAGCCTTTGTAATGATCATCACTACTTGTTTCTTGGAGAGTGAGTATAACTCTCCGGGTGCGAGCGTTGAGCTGGTGTGTCCCCGAGGATCTCTCAGAAGGATCGTGAAGTAACCCCCTGCGGATATGGGCTGCCTTATGAGACCAGATATCCGTTTTGCTGTCGTCGCAATCGAACGTATCCTCGTGGGTCTCGTGCACAAACAGAGCCCATCGATCATCGCGGACGTCCGAACATCCGATATAGCATCAGTTTTATTATGAGGGTTGTGAGTGACACCAGGAAATTGGCTAAGAGCAGCATTAGCTAGCGCTGCAACAAGGCATGTTTATGATTTGTCGAGGTGTGCGTACTTAACATAGTGGCCGATAGTAAAAGTGATGAACCGTATGAAAACTTTCGACTGTGGTACGCTCATCGATGGGATAGCTGATGAACCGATACGAGACGCAGTTGTTCTCGTCAAGGACGGGATCATTGAAGAGATTGGCCCTCAAGAGTCGGTCTCCGTACCGGACAACGCAGAGCAAATCGACCACTCCAATGAAATCGTTATCCCCGGCTTGATCGACGCGCACGTGCATCTCACCGGCAAGCAGTCGATGAATCCGTTTCAGGCACTGACGACTGGAAGGGTTGAAAGCGCTGCTCGTGCAACTGCCGACTGCCGAAAGCTCCTCGACGCGGGCTTCACCACTGTCCGTGATGTTGGCAGTGGAACAGCTCTTGGACTCAAAGCAGCAATCAATACAGGTGATATCCCCGGTCCACGCGTCTTCTCTAGCGGGCCGCCTATCAACCAGACCGGTGGTCACATAGACGCCCATTTCCTTCCTATCGAATGGCTTGATATCGACCAGAGTCCGCATACCCGGTCGAACTGGTTCAGCGATCGAATTCTTGCGGATGGTCCCGCCGAATGTCGAAAAGCAGCACGTCGAAACATCAGAGAAGGCGTCGACCTCTTGAAAATCGCGACGACCGGTGGAGTACTATCGGAAAAGGATCATCCTCAACAACAGCAGTATACGGACGATGAGATCGCAGTAATCACGGACGAGGCTCATCGTGTCGGGATCGATGTCGCCTCCCACGCCCAAGGGAGTGAGGGAGTTAAATCCGCCCTGCGCAACGGGGTCGACACGATCGAACACGGTTTCTATTTGGATGACAAGGCAATTGAGATGATGTTGGAGACCGACGCTACGTTCGTGCCGACACTCTCGGTGATGCACCAGATTGTTACTGAGGGATCAGACCATGGCATGCCGGAGTACGGGCTCCGAAAGGCTCGCGAAGCCTGGGAAGCGCACATTGAGTCCACTCAATCGGCGTATGAGGCCGGCGTGCCAATCGCCCTTGCGACGGACTTCCTCGGTAACGAATTCACGCCTTACGGGACGGAAAATTTGCTTGAGGCTGAATTGTTCGTTGAGGAAATCGGTATGACCGAAATGGACGTTGTCAAGGCCGCAACAAGCGTCGCAGCCCGTACGATTCCTGACGACCGTGTCGGTGGGATCAAACCCGGCAATCACGCTGATTTCGTAGCGATCGACACCGATCCTCTGTCGGACATCAGTGCGCTTCGCAAAACGAACACTGTCTACAAGGGGGGACTCCCGGGGGAGGCATCCGCACCGTCGTATCGAGAGAAGCAATAACACAATCCGGTTCCTCTCTTCCTTATCAACAGCAGTCGGGTAGGTGGACTTATCACGTACAGACACTTATGAAATCCAGATCGTCGGCGCGGTTCTGTTATATGGTACTGCGATGGGTTGGTCCCCGACGAGCCTCAATACTGTCGAGTGGATGCCCTCGTCGATCGTAGCACTGTACCAAGATCCAAGATGGCAGATACGTTCGGTTAGAGAAAACCGATGCCCGTTTCAAGATCAGTTGTCAGAGGGAGGTGGCCCTTCGCTGCTGCTGTCGCCGCTTGATCTGCATACGCTGTTGTAATCGGAAGGCGAGTTGTCGTATTTGCGACGCCTATGTGGCATTGGGTGAGAAGATAGATTTGCCGAACTAGCGTCTCGATATTTGTGGTACCGTGCTTACGTGCTACAGTAATCGGTCGAGGCGTCCCTGTCGTTCCTTTAGCAAGCGGTTCTGGATAGCCATAGGTCGCTACATACGCGAGATTTTGTTCATCGTTGATACAGGCAATTCCCTTGTCGGGATTTGCGAACCCCTCTTGATTCACGATTCGAGCAGGCGCTTGCTTACGGATTTCGACGACATCGTACGAGATTCCATCTCTCTCAAGGAGTTCAAGGGCTGGTTCGATTGGATCATTCATGAAGCCATCTCGGTGGATAATAATATGGTCTGGCGTGCCACGACAGTGCTCTTCGTACCCCAATAAGGATTGACGGGTGATTCGCCGAAGCGCCGATGCAGGGATACGTTCACCCGTTTGGGGACCAGTGTGTGCATATCCGAGCACAGCACCTTCGTTCGTAATCGCCGTTACAGAAGCCCCAACCCTGATGCCATCTTGTAGACCGTCGTCATCGTCGTCGAAATACTGGCCAACATCGAATGCAAGATAGAGATCGGCATCACCTGGAAGCGAGTCCTCTACAGTGAACGGGATACCACCAGCAGCGCTAACCAGCCCTAACGCGATGTTCTTGTGATATCCTGTTTCTTTCATCGACTTTCTGTCGATCATCTGCGAGTGTAGCCCTTTCTCAGCAAATACCTCTTTCAGTTCGTCGTAGGGCTGGTAGAATTTGGTGATCGCACTTTTCTCGGGAGGCAGAACCACGAGAGCAGCGTCGAAACCGTGATCGGTCGGAAGCTGACGTCCAACTTGAATATCAACGTCACCAGGGGCCTCGCTTTTGGGGGTCGGACTAAACGTAATAGCCTCTATAGAGTCTGGCTCGGCACCCATTGATCGGAGTTTTCGTGAGAACACGTTCCAAAACGAGTCGGCACGTTCACCTTCTAGCTGCTGGGGGTACACGTAGAGGACATTGAACGACGCGGGGGGTTCGTAGACGCCTTTACTCTCGACTTCCTTTGGATGCGAACCGGTACGTCCGTCCTCGAATGTGAGAACATCGTTCATCTCGTACAGCTGCTCAACACGGAGATGATCATCACCAGTAAACAACGGAGCATCAACAGAGAATGAGATCTCTGTTTTATCAAATGCGATGTCGCCGATCTGTTGGGCAAATTCAACAGCATTTTCGACGCGGGCAGATGCTGCGCGCCGCATACGTGGCTGGGCTTCAGACCAGAACTCCTCATCGAACTGCGAGAGATTCTCGGTATGACCCTGAAGAGCGAGTAGTTCCTGCGGAAATATCTGCTGATTCCCCGATCCCATCGGATAGGCGGAAATGACACGCCGGTTCATACGCTCGATCATCGCAACGGTATCGTCGTCAACTAACGGGTTCTTGTTACGATGGTAATCGACCACGCTTGTTTCAGCATCGATCACGGGATCAGTCGCATGTTCGGCCTGCACGCAGCCGAGTCTATACCCCCGACCGTTGTAGGTCGTAACGAGTCGAAGCCCTGGATAGAGACGCTGGTTATCGATCTTGTCAAGGGTATATTTCGTCTCAACCCGCGTTTTTGGATTGACGTGGAGATAAACTTGGCCAGATGCCATAACTGTAATCGCGCAGTCAAACCGCTCGTATAGATGAAAATTTCCTGTACCAGCCTGGATTGGTATCGGCTCACTCTTGAGAATCTTATTCATTGAATGAACAATGAACCCTTGTTCCACCACTTGCTGTTTAAACGCCTCCTCTACGAGACGACGGATTTGCTCTCGTTCGGCGCGATCCAAGAGATTCAGTGTTCGTTCTCCAGCTGATTTCAGCTCTCGAACGCCATCACTCTCAAGAGTTCCGTCGCCAGGAATCGGCTGAAGAGCTACGATTTCGAGATCTCCAGCATATGCCATCGGCGGTGCATGGTCGTCATACTTTTCGCGAATCTCACGCATCGCAGTGTATGCTCGCTGCCGCCGATCATCTTCTGACTGCGCTTGTTCGTCCATAGTGATGAGGACGTCATACACATACGTCGGAACGTCGTCAATCCGCTGGTTTGAAGGATAGACTGTTAATCCGTGGCCACTGGTCGATAGGTTACACGTGTCAGTGAGTGCATCCTCGATTGCTTCCTCATCGTACTTTGCTGAGGAATGACTGCTAGTATTGGTAGATTCCGCTTGCTCGGCTGCCGTCTGGCTCTCGGACGAATTCTCGTCCGTTCTCGTCGACGGATCCTGTTTTCCATCGTCGTTGTTTCCTGGTGGTTTGTACTCGACTGGAACACTGACATCGAACTCGGACTCGAACGCCTCGATACTTGCTGGAGTCAGTTCAATCGTCCATGCACTTATTTCGGGATTCCATCGACGGTGGGTCGTGTCCCACGGGAGACTCTTGATCCGGTTTTTGGTGTCCTCATCGTAGTCAAACTTGATCGTCAATTTTTCACCATATTCATCTGTGGTTTGATCATATTCGAACTT is part of the Halocatena salina genome and encodes:
- a CDS encoding Piwi domain-containing protein — translated: MREIREKYDDHAPPMAYAGDLEIVALQPIPGDGTLESDGVRELKSAGERTLNLLDRAEREQIRRLVEEAFKQQVVEQGFIVHSMNKILKSEPIPIQAGTGNFHLYERFDCAITVMASGQVYLHVNPKTRVETKYTLDKIDNQRLYPGLRLVTTYNGRGYRLGCVQAEHATDPVIDAETSVVDYHRNKNPLVDDDTVAMIERMNRRVISAYPMGSGNQQIFPQELLALQGHTENLSQFDEEFWSEAQPRMRRAASARVENAVEFAQQIGDIAFDKTEISFSVDAPLFTGDDHLRVEQLYEMNDVLTFEDGRTGSHPKEVESKGVYEPPASFNVLYVYPQQLEGERADSFWNVFSRKLRSMGAEPDSIEAITFSPTPKSEAPGDVDIQVGRQLPTDHGFDAALVVLPPEKSAITKFYQPYDELKEVFAEKGLHSQMIDRKSMKETGYHKNIALGLVSAAGGIPFTVEDSLPGDADLYLAFDVGQYFDDDDDGLQDGIRVGASVTAITNEGAVLGYAHTGPQTGERIPASALRRITRQSLLGYEEHCRGTPDHIIIHRDGFMNDPIEPALELLERDGISYDVVEIRKQAPARIVNQEGFANPDKGIACINDEQNLAYVATYGYPEPLAKGTTGTPRPITVARKHGTTNIETLVRQIYLLTQCHIGVANTTTRLPITTAYADQAATAAAKGHLPLTTDLETGIGFL